From Bacillus basilensis, a single genomic window includes:
- a CDS encoding flavodoxin has product MSKLVMIFASMSGNTEEMADHIAGAIRETENEIEVIDIMDSPEASILEQYDGIILGAYTWGDGDLPDDFLDFYDAMDSIDLTGKKAAVFGSCDSAYPKYGVAVDILIEKLQERGAAVVLEGLKVELTPEDEDVEKCLQFGAEFVKHLS; this is encoded by the coding sequence TTGAGTAAGTTAGTGATGATTTTTGCAAGTATGAGTGGAAATACAGAGGAAATGGCTGATCATATTGCCGGTGCAATTCGTGAAACAGAGAACGAAATTGAAGTTATTGATATTATGGATTCACCAGAAGCTTCTATATTAGAACAGTATGATGGAATTATTTTAGGAGCATACACTTGGGGAGATGGTGACCTTCCTGATGATTTCTTAGATTTTTATGACGCAATGGATTCTATTGATCTAACTGGGAAAAAAGCGGCAGTATTCGGATCATGTGATTCGGCTTATCCGAAATATGGCGTGGCGGTTGACATTTTAATAGAAAAGCTACAAGAACGCGGGGCAGCAGTTGTGTTAGAAGGACTAAAAGTAGAATTAACGCCAGAAGATGAAGATGTAGAAAAATGTTTACAGTTTGGAGCTGAATTTGTAAAACACCTTTCTTAA
- a CDS encoding aminoglycoside phosphotransferase family protein yields MDSYKQFIKEALPNLSIHSYKQNEEGWDNAAVIVKDELLFRFPRKKEYAMRIPLEKELCTLLSYSLHEIKVPKYHLLYKQDTNTIPLCSYYTLLHGEPLKTEIVVNLDEKERKVIITQLATFLAALHSIPLKSVTALGFPIEKTVAYWKELQTKLNQYVTNNLTSFQKSALNRLFENFFARLATSTFQNTIIHADFTHHHILFSKQHKTISGIIDFGDAQIGDPAFDFAGLFYDFGHEFTTSVYEQYSMLISHHDPLLIHRIITFYQYSPLLHNMIYNFETKNELKFIAGIEQLKTILQG; encoded by the coding sequence ATGGATTCTTACAAACAATTTATAAAAGAAGCTTTGCCTAATCTTTCCATACATTCATATAAACAAAATGAAGAAGGATGGGATAATGCAGCGGTTATAGTAAAAGATGAGCTACTGTTTCGTTTCCCACGAAAAAAGGAATATGCGATGCGAATTCCTTTAGAAAAAGAACTATGCACACTTCTCTCTTATTCACTACATGAAATTAAGGTTCCAAAGTATCACCTACTCTATAAACAGGATACTAATACTATTCCGCTTTGTAGTTACTATACTCTCCTTCATGGTGAACCGTTAAAAACAGAAATAGTTGTGAATTTAGATGAAAAAGAACGGAAAGTAATTATTACACAATTAGCTACTTTTCTTGCGGCTCTACATAGTATTCCTCTAAAAAGTGTTACAGCGTTAGGATTCCCTATTGAAAAAACAGTTGCCTACTGGAAAGAGCTACAAACTAAATTAAATCAGTATGTTACTAACAATCTTACTTCGTTCCAGAAATCAGCCTTAAATCGTTTATTCGAGAATTTCTTTGCCCGTCTAGCTACATCCACATTTCAAAATACAATCATTCACGCTGACTTTACACATCATCACATTTTATTTAGCAAACAGCATAAAACTATCTCAGGTATTATTGATTTTGGTGACGCACAAATTGGCGATCCTGCTTTTGATTTTGCAGGGCTATTTTATGATTTCGGACATGAATTTACTACATCAGTATATGAACAATACAGTATGCTTATTTCACACCATGATCCATTACTCATTCACCGCATCATTACCTTTTATCAATACAGCCCTTTACTACATAATATGATTTATAACTTTGAAACAAAAAATGAACTTAAATTCATAGCAGGTATAGAACAGTTAAAAACGATATTGCAGGGATGA
- the amaA gene encoding N-acyl-aliphatic-L-amino acid amidohydrolase, with amino-acid sequence MNRVWKSLISEENIVKWRRHFHKYPELSFHEKETSQFIYDTLCSFSSFEVTRPTKYSVLAIKRGTEQGKVIAIRADIDALPIQEETSKSYMSVNKGIMHACGHDAHAAILLSTAEVLSNIKEDFAGEIRLFFQHAEEVYPGGGQEMVEAGVMDDVDYVIGLHVMSGLESGKIGIAYGPLMAAPDVFTVEIQGKGGHAARPEETIDPIAIGAQIITNLQHIVSRNTSAFMQRVVSVTQFHGGMADNIIPSAATLMGTVRSFNQALRVEAEEKIEQIVKGITKAHGGEYTYTYRYGYDPVINDEYITKVVEESALHLFGDECVVKLEPSMGGEDFSAYLRKAPGCFIKLGTGNEKIDTCYPHHHPKFDVDESALVYGVELFLETVIRLLKS; translated from the coding sequence ATGAATAGAGTGTGGAAGAGTCTAATTTCGGAAGAAAATATCGTGAAATGGAGAAGGCATTTTCATAAGTATCCGGAATTATCATTTCATGAAAAAGAAACTTCGCAGTTTATATATGATACATTATGCTCATTTTCTTCTTTTGAAGTAACAAGACCGACGAAGTATAGTGTACTAGCAATTAAAAGAGGAACGGAACAAGGGAAAGTGATTGCGATTCGAGCTGATATAGATGCTTTGCCAATTCAAGAGGAGACAAGTAAATCTTATATGTCTGTGAATAAAGGAATAATGCATGCATGTGGGCATGATGCTCATGCAGCTATTTTGTTAAGTACAGCAGAAGTGCTATCAAATATAAAGGAAGATTTTGCAGGTGAGATTCGTCTATTCTTTCAGCATGCAGAAGAAGTGTATCCCGGCGGGGGACAAGAAATGGTTGAGGCAGGTGTAATGGATGATGTTGATTATGTAATAGGTTTACATGTTATGTCTGGATTGGAGAGCGGGAAGATAGGAATTGCGTATGGGCCGTTGATGGCGGCACCAGACGTATTTACAGTCGAAATTCAAGGGAAAGGAGGGCATGCGGCGAGGCCAGAAGAAACGATAGATCCTATTGCTATCGGAGCACAGATTATTACAAATCTACAACATATCGTATCAAGAAATACAAGTGCTTTCATGCAAAGAGTCGTTTCAGTTACGCAGTTTCATGGGGGAATGGCTGATAATATCATTCCTAGTGCAGCAACTTTAATGGGAACCGTTCGTTCATTTAATCAAGCATTAAGGGTAGAAGCAGAAGAGAAAATTGAGCAAATCGTGAAAGGCATTACAAAAGCACATGGAGGGGAGTATACATATACGTATCGATATGGATATGATCCGGTTATTAACGATGAATATATTACGAAAGTAGTGGAGGAAAGTGCACTACATTTGTTTGGAGATGAGTGTGTTGTGAAGCTTGAACCTTCTATGGGAGGAGAAGATTTTTCAGCATATTTAAGAAAAGCACCGGGTTGTTTCATTAAACTAGGAACCGGTAATGAAAAGATAGATACTTGCTATCCGCATCATCATCCAAAATTTGATGTAGACGAATCAGCTCTAGTTTATGGAGTGGAACTATTTTTAGAGACAGTGATAAGACTACTAAAATCATAG